The [Eubacterium] siraeum genome contains a region encoding:
- the secY gene encoding preprotein translocase subunit SecY has protein sequence MFQVFRNAWKDPALRKKILFTLLIIVIFRFGAAIFVPFLEPSTIKQMMGEGTILNYLDVMTGGSLSNGTLFAMSITPYINASIIVQLLTVAIPALERLSKEGEEGRKKINKITKYVALGIGLFQAIAFYIGLRNTVNETTHKSAVLYTEGFDGVIAAITIVACFVAGASLIIWLGDQISQKGIGNGISMILFAGIISRVPDMVINLIKQISVAPQNWFFVPLILVIYVLMIAFVILMTNAERRIPVQYAKRVVGRKMYGGQTNHIPIKVAMAGVMPIIFAMSIMSLPATIGYFFGVTATSGHAFWSDFIALFSTNNVVYAILYFFLIIGFNYFYIAMQYNPVQIANDLKKNNGAIPGYRPGKPTSDFIHNSLSKVTLVGAIFLGIIAIFPIIFQNLTGITGLSLGGTTILIVVGVALETVRALESQMMMRHHKGFLE, from the coding sequence ATGTTTCAAGTCTTTAGAAACGCGTGGAAAGATCCCGCACTTCGCAAAAAGATTTTATTTACATTGCTCATAATAGTTATATTCCGCTTCGGCGCAGCAATCTTCGTTCCATTCCTTGAACCCTCGACTATCAAACAGATGATGGGTGAAGGAACGATACTTAATTATCTCGACGTTATGACGGGTGGATCGCTCAGCAACGGTACGCTGTTTGCTATGTCGATCACACCGTACATCAATGCCTCCATCATAGTTCAGCTGCTCACAGTTGCAATTCCTGCACTGGAGCGTCTGAGCAAGGAAGGCGAAGAAGGACGTAAGAAGATAAACAAGATCACGAAGTATGTAGCTTTGGGCATTGGGTTATTCCAGGCGATAGCATTCTACATCGGACTTCGCAACACTGTAAACGAAACAACACACAAGAGTGCTGTTCTCTATACGGAAGGCTTTGACGGAGTCATCGCTGCGATTACTATCGTGGCTTGCTTTGTAGCCGGTGCTTCGCTTATTATATGGCTGGGTGATCAGATCTCCCAGAAGGGTATCGGCAACGGTATTTCAATGATACTGTTTGCAGGTATCATATCAAGAGTTCCCGATATGGTTATCAATCTGATCAAGCAGATCTCGGTAGCTCCGCAGAACTGGTTCTTCGTACCGCTGATACTCGTTATCTATGTATTGATGATTGCATTCGTAATACTGATGACAAACGCAGAAAGACGTATTCCCGTTCAGTATGCAAAAAGAGTAGTCGGCAGAAAGATGTACGGCGGTCAGACAAACCACATTCCGATAAAGGTTGCAATGGCAGGCGTTATGCCTATCATCTTTGCGATGTCAATTATGTCGCTTCCCGCAACGATCGGATACTTCTTCGGTGTAACTGCAACATCGGGCCACGCATTCTGGAGCGACTTTATCGCTCTGTTCAGCACAAACAACGTGGTTTATGCAATACTTTATTTCTTCCTTATCATCGGCTTCAACTACTTCTATATTGCAATGCAGTATAATCCTGTACAGATAGCCAATGATCTTAAGAAGAACAACGGTGCTATCCCCGGTTATCGTCCGGGCAAGCCCACATCGGATTTCATCCACAACTCACTTTCAAAGGTTACTCTGGTAGGTGCAATATTCCTTGGTATCATCGCAATATTCCCTATTATATTCCAGAACCTCACAGGCATCACAGGTCTTTCACTCGGTGGTACGACAATACTCATCGTAGTAGGTGTTGCCCTTGAAACAGTCCGTGCTCTCGAAAGCCAGATGATGATGCGTCATCATAAGGGCTTCCTTGAATAA
- the rplO gene encoding 50S ribosomal protein L15: MKLHELYPAAGATKEVKRIGRGHGSGHGKTAGKGHKGQWARSGGGVRPGFEGGQTSLARRMPKRGFNNIFATEYTVVNVADLEARFENGAVIDTDALIDAGLVTKVLDGVKVLGNGEVTKSFTVKAAKFSESAKAKIESAGGKAEVE; encoded by the coding sequence TTGAAGCTACACGAATTATACCCTGCAGCAGGTGCAACAAAGGAAGTTAAGCGTATCGGACGCGGACACGGTTCCGGTCACGGTAAGACAGCCGGTAAAGGTCACAAGGGTCAGTGGGCACGTTCAGGCGGCGGCGTAAGACCCGGATTTGAAGGTGGTCAGACATCACTCGCAAGACGTATGCCTAAGAGAGGCTTTAACAATATCTTTGCTACAGAATACACTGTTGTAAACGTAGCCGACCTCGAAGCTCGCTTTGAGAACGGCGCTGTTATCGATACAGACGCTCTGATCGATGCAGGTCTTGTAACTAAGGTTCTTGACGGCGTTAAGGTACTTGGCAACGGCGAGGTTACAAAGAGCTTTACAGTTAAGGCTGCTAAGTTCTCTGAATCAGCTAAGGCTAAGATCGAAAGTGCCGGCGGAAAGGCTGAGGTAGAGTAA
- the rpmD gene encoding 50S ribosomal protein L30, producing MALKIKLVKSLVGRKDSHIATAASLGLRKIGAETVQPDNAATRGKIKEISYLVEVTEE from the coding sequence ATGGCTTTAAAAATCAAGCTGGTTAAATCACTGGTTGGACGTAAGGACAGCCACATCGCAACAGCAGCCTCTCTCGGACTTCGCAAGATCGGTGCAGAAACAGTTCAGCCCGACAATGCAGCAACAAGAGGCAAGATAAAAGAAATTTCTTATTTAGTTGAGGTTACTGAGGAATAA
- the rpsE gene encoding 30S ribosomal protein S5 codes for MALLDASNYELSERVVALNRVSKTVKGGRIMKFSALVVVGDGNGVVGFGMGKSNEVPDAIRKGLEDAKKNLVKISLKGTTIPHEIVGKFGAGAVLMKPAPEGTGVIAGGPVRAVVEMAGIKNIRTKSLRSNNPCNVVRATMAGLTALRDAQQVAELRGKSVKEILG; via the coding sequence TTGGCACTTTTAGATGCAAGCAATTATGAGCTTTCCGAAAGGGTTGTTGCTCTGAACCGTGTATCCAAGACTGTTAAGGGCGGACGTATCATGAAGTTTTCCGCACTGGTTGTTGTTGGTGACGGCAACGGTGTCGTAGGCTTTGGCATGGGTAAGTCGAACGAAGTTCCCGACGCTATCCGCAAGGGCCTTGAGGACGCTAAGAAGAACCTCGTAAAGATCTCATTAAAGGGTACAACGATCCCTCATGAAATAGTAGGAAAATTCGGTGCAGGCGCAGTTCTGATGAAGCCCGCTCCCGAAGGTACCGGCGTTATCGCAGGCGGCCCCGTTCGTGCCGTTGTAGAGATGGCAGGTATCAAGAACATCCGTACTAAGTCACTTCGTTCTAACAACCCCTGCAACGTAGTAAGAGCTACAATGGCAGGTCTTACAGCTCTCAGAGATGCACAGCAGGTAGCTGAGCTCAGAGGCAAGTCTGTAAAAGAGATCTTAGGTTAA
- the rplR gene encoding 50S ribosomal protein L18 has product MVKVIDSKKSRIKRRKRIRAKISGTAACPRLSVFRSAKHIYAQIIDDEAGKTLCSASTMEKSFEGFGGNAEAAKKVGLALAEKAKAAGISDVVFDRSGYVYHGRVAALADGAREGGLNF; this is encoded by the coding sequence ATGGTTAAAGTAATAGACAGCAAGAAGAGCAGAATCAAGCGTCGCAAGCGTATCCGTGCTAAGATCAGCGGTACTGCAGCTTGCCCCCGTCTCAGCGTTTTCCGTTCTGCTAAGCACATTTACGCTCAGATCATTGATGATGAAGCAGGCAAAACCCTTTGCAGTGCATCTACAATGGAGAAGAGCTTTGAAGGCTTCGGCGGCAATGCAGAGGCAGCAAAGAAGGTTGGTCTTGCACTTGCAGAAAAGGCAAAGGCAGCAGGCATCAGCGATGTAGTATTTGACCGTTCAGGTTATGTATATCACGGCAGAGTTGCCGCACTCGCAGATGGCGCTCGTGAAGGCGGACTCAACTTCTAA
- the rplF gene encoding 50S ribosomal protein L6 has protein sequence MSRIGKHPIAVPAGVEVKVDGSTVTVKGPKGTLTKEFKPSMSIVVDGGFVTVTRPDDEKENRALHGLTRTLIHNMIEGVTNGFKKELDVNGVGYRVQKQGKDLIMNLGYSHQVIVSDTEDIKIESPAPNKIIITGIDKQKVGQFAAEVRSKRPPEPYKGKGIKYTDETIRRKEGKAGKGKK, from the coding sequence ATGTCAAGAATAGGTAAACATCCTATAGCTGTTCCTGCCGGCGTCGAAGTTAAAGTAGACGGTTCTACAGTTACAGTAAAGGGTCCTAAGGGCACACTCACAAAGGAGTTCAAGCCCTCTATGTCAATCGTGGTTGACGGCGGTTTTGTTACCGTTACACGTCCTGACGACGAAAAGGAAAACCGTGCACTTCACGGTCTTACAAGAACACTTATCCACAACATGATTGAAGGCGTTACAAACGGCTTCAAGAAGGAGCTTGATGTAAACGGTGTCGGTTACCGTGTACAGAAGCAGGGTAAGGATCTTATAATGAACCTCGGTTACTCACATCAGGTAATCGTATCCGATACAGAAGACATCAAGATAGAGTCACCCGCACCGAACAAGATCATTATCACAGGTATTGATAAGCAGAAGGTTGGTCAGTTTGCAGCTGAAGTAAGAAGCAAGCGTCCTCCCGAGCCTTATAAGGGCAAGGGTATCAAGTATACCGACGAAACGATCCGCCGCAAGGAAGGTAAAGCAGGTAAGGGTAAGAAATAA
- the rpsH gene encoding 30S ribosomal protein S8 gives MQITDTIADMLTRIRNANSAKHPTVDVPASNMKKQIAQILVDEGYIKSFRVIDDDKQGVIRITLKYTENKSQVITGLRRVSKPGLRIYSNSKDMPKVMKGLGIAIVSTSKGIMTDREARKNNVGGEVLAFVW, from the coding sequence ATGCAGATCACCGATACTATCGCAGATATGCTGACAAGAATTCGTAATGCTAACTCTGCAAAGCATCCTACAGTAGACGTGCCCGCTTCAAACATGAAGAAGCAGATCGCACAGATACTTGTAGATGAGGGTTACATTAAGAGTTTCAGAGTGATAGATGACGACAAGCAGGGCGTTATCAGAATCACCTTAAAGTATACTGAGAACAAGTCGCAGGTCATTACAGGTTTACGCCGTGTAAGCAAGCCCGGACTTAGAATCTACTCAAACAGCAAGGATATGCCCAAGGTTATGAAGGGCTTAGGAATTGCAATCGTGTCAACCTCTAAGGGTATCATGACAGACAGAGAAGCACGCAAGAACAACGTTGGCGGCGAAGTACTCGCTTTCGTTTGGTAA
- a CDS encoding type Z 30S ribosomal protein S14 — translation MAKKSMIAKQQRPAKFSTRSYNRCKICGRPHAYMRKFGICRICFRELAYKGQIPGVKKSSW, via the coding sequence ATGGCAAAGAAGTCAATGATTGCTAAACAGCAGCGTCCTGCAAAGTTTTCTACACGTTCTTACAACAGATGCAAGATCTGCGGCAGACCTCACGCTTATATGCGTAAGTTCGGCATCTGCAGAATCTGCTTCAGAGAGCTTGCTTATAAAGGACAGATCCCCGGCGTAAAGAAATCCAGCTGGTAA
- the rplE gene encoding 50S ribosomal protein L5 yields the protein MTRMKAYYKETVAPALFKKFGYKSTMQVPKLDKIIINVGCGEAKENAKVVDAIMSDLMQITGQKPIVCRAKKSVANFKLREGMVIGVKVTLRDDRMYEFLDRFFNVALPRVRDFRGINPNSFDGRGNYSTGIKEQLIFPEIEYDKIDKVRGMDINFVTTAKTDEEARELLSLMGAPFAK from the coding sequence ATGACAAGAATGAAAGCATATTATAAGGAAACAGTTGCTCCTGCTCTTTTCAAGAAGTTCGGTTACAAAAGCACAATGCAGGTTCCCAAGCTCGACAAGATCATAATCAATGTCGGCTGCGGTGAAGCAAAGGAAAACGCTAAGGTAGTAGACGCTATCATGAGCGACCTTATGCAGATCACAGGTCAGAAGCCCATTGTATGCCGTGCTAAGAAGTCAGTAGCTAACTTCAAGCTCAGAGAAGGAATGGTAATCGGTGTCAAGGTAACACTGAGAGATGATAGAATGTACGAGTTCCTCGACAGATTCTTCAACGTAGCTCTCCCCCGTGTACGTGACTTCAGAGGTATCAACCCCAATTCGTTCGACGGCAGAGGCAACTATTCCACAGGTATCAAGGAACAGCTGATATTCCCTGAAATCGAGTATGATAAGATCGATAAGGTTCGTGGTATGGATATCAACTTCGTAACCACAGCCAAGACTGACGAAGAAGCAAGAGAGCTGCTCTCACTTATGGGCGCTCCGTTCGCTAAGTAA
- the rplX gene encoding 50S ribosomal protein L24 produces MNTLHIKTGDNVQIMSGKDKGKQGKVLEVSPKEKKVIVEGRNLVTKHVKPRRQGEQGGLVKAEAPIYACKVMPVCPKCNKPTRVGHKVEGDKKVRVCKHCGAEL; encoded by the coding sequence ATGAACACATTACACATCAAGACAGGCGATAACGTTCAGATCATGTCCGGCAAAGACAAGGGCAAGCAGGGCAAGGTACTTGAAGTATCTCCCAAGGAAAAGAAGGTTATCGTTGAAGGCAGAAACCTCGTAACAAAGCACGTTAAGCCCAGAAGACAGGGCGAACAGGGCGGTCTTGTAAAGGCAGAAGCTCCTATCTATGCGTGCAAGGTAATGCCTGTATGCCCCAAGTGCAACAAGCCTACAAGAGTAGGTCACAAGGTTGAGGGCGACAAGAAGGTAAGAGTTTGCAAGCACTGCGGCGCTGAGCTTTAA
- the rplN gene encoding 50S ribosomal protein L14, whose amino-acid sequence MIQMQTRMKVADNTGAKELMCIRVLGGTRRKYANIGDVVVASVKKASPGGTVKKGDVVKAVIVRSATGIRRDDGTYIRFDENAAVIIKEDKNPRGTRIFGPVARELRDKDYMKILSLAPEVL is encoded by the coding sequence ATGATTCAGATGCAGACACGCATGAAGGTTGCGGATAACACGGGCGCTAAAGAGCTTATGTGCATCAGAGTACTCGGCGGTACACGCAGAAAGTACGCTAACATCGGTGACGTAGTAGTTGCTTCCGTAAAGAAAGCAAGCCCCGGCGGAACTGTTAAGAAGGGCGATGTTGTCAAGGCAGTAATCGTTCGTTCAGCAACAGGCATCAGACGTGATGACGGAACATACATCCGTTTTGATGAAAACGCAGCCGTTATAATAAAGGAAGATAAGAACCCCAGAGGTACACGTATTTTTGGGCCCGTAGCCAGAGAGCTGCGTGACAAGGACTACATGAAGATCCTTTCACTTGCTCCCGAAGTATTATAA
- the rpsQ gene encoding 30S ribosomal protein S17 — MSERNLRKTRVGMVVSDKMDKTIVVAIKDNVRHPLYKKIIKRTIKLKAHDENNSCGIGDKVEIMETRPLSKDKRWRLVNIIEKAK; from the coding sequence TTGAGCGAAAGAAATTTAAGAAAGACCAGAGTAGGTATGGTTGTAAGCGATAAGATGGACAAGACTATCGTAGTAGCAATCAAGGACAATGTCCGCCACCCCCTCTACAAGAAGATCATTAAGCGTACAATCAAGCTTAAGGCGCATGACGAGAACAACTCCTGCGGAATCGGCGACAAGGTTGAGATTATGGAGACCAGACCCCTTTCCAAGGATAAGAGATGGCGTTTAGTAAACATCATCGAAAAGGCTAAGTAA
- the rpmC gene encoding 50S ribosomal protein L29 — protein sequence MKVKEIRELSEMELDKKLVELKQELFNLRFQLAVNKLDNPTRIGAVKKEIAIVKTVQRERELAADNK from the coding sequence ATGAAGGTTAAAGAAATCAGAGAGTTATCTGAAATGGAGCTCGACAAGAAGCTCGTAGAGCTTAAGCAGGAATTATTCAACCTCCGTTTCCAGCTCGCCGTTAACAAGCTCGACAATCCTACGAGAATCGGCGCTGTTAAGAAGGAAATAGCAATTGTCAAGACAGTTCAGCGTGAGCGTGAGCTGGCAGCTGACAACAAGTAA
- the rplP gene encoding 50S ribosomal protein L16, whose amino-acid sequence MLLPKRVKYRRVQRGRMTGKATRGNVVSHGEYGLQALEPAWITSNQIEAARIAMTRYIKRGGQVWIKIFPDKPITEKPAETRMGSGKGSPEYWVAVVKPGRVMFEIAGVPEETAREAMRLAMHKLPIKCKFVTKETGGEQ is encoded by the coding sequence ATGCTGCTTCCGAAGAGAGTAAAGTACAGAAGAGTACAGAGAGGTCGTATGACCGGTAAAGCAACACGTGGTAATGTAGTCAGCCACGGCGAATACGGTTTACAGGCACTTGAGCCCGCTTGGATCACATCAAACCAGATCGAAGCTGCCCGTATTGCTATGACACGTTACATCAAGCGTGGCGGTCAGGTATGGATAAAGATATTCCCCGACAAGCCCATCACAGAGAAGCCTGCCGAGACCCGAATGGGTTCAGGTAAGGGTTCACCTGAGTACTGGGTAGCCGTTGTTAAGCCCGGCCGTGTAATGTTCGAGATCGCAGGCGTTCCCGAAGAAACTGCAAGAGAAGCTATGCGTCTTGCTATGCACAAGCTCCCCATCAAGTGCAAGTTCGTAACTAAGGAAACAGGAGGTGAGCAGTAA
- the rpsC gene encoding 30S ribosomal protein S3 has translation MGQKVNPHGLRVGVIKDWDSRWFAGKATFGDTLVEDYKIRDYIMNKRMLTRANGEKSDQQLSRAAGIAQVEIERSSDNKIKIHILTAKPGMLIGAKGAEIEKLRAEISKIAGGKDVNLNIVEVKNPDMNAKLVAENIAMQLEQRVSFRRAMKSCIGRTMKSGAKGIKTMVSGRLGGAEIARSENYHEGTIPLQTLRADIDYGVARANTTYGVIGVKVWIYKGEVLKGEIPAQRTTEKPRRRNNDNRSRRPRVEKKEGGND, from the coding sequence ATGGGACAGAAAGTTAATCCGCACGGTCTCAGAGTCGGAGTTATCAAAGATTGGGATTCCCGTTGGTTTGCCGGCAAGGCAACTTTTGGCGATACACTCGTTGAAGACTACAAAATCCGTGACTATATCATGAACAAGAGAATGCTCACAAGAGCAAACGGCGAAAAGTCCGACCAGCAGCTTTCAAGAGCAGCAGGTATTGCTCAGGTTGAGATCGAGCGTTCATCAGACAACAAGATCAAGATTCACATTCTTACCGCAAAGCCCGGTATGCTTATCGGTGCTAAGGGCGCAGAGATCGAAAAGCTCCGTGCAGAGATCTCAAAGATCGCAGGCGGCAAGGACGTTAACTTAAATATCGTTGAGGTTAAGAACCCCGATATGAATGCTAAGCTCGTAGCAGAGAACATCGCAATGCAGTTAGAGCAGCGTGTATCTTTCAGAAGAGCTATGAAGAGCTGCATCGGCAGAACAATGAAGTCAGGTGCAAAGGGTATCAAGACAATGGTAAGCGGCCGTCTTGGCGGTGCTGAAATCGCAAGAAGCGAGAATTACCACGAAGGCACGATCCCCTTACAGACATTAAGAGCAGACATTGATTACGGCGTTGCAAGAGCTAACACAACTTACGGCGTTATCGGTGTTAAGGTCTGGATCTACAAGGGCGAAGTTCTCAAGGGTGAGATTCCTGCACAGAGAACAACAGAAAAGCCCCGTCGCAGAAACAACGACAACAGATCACGCAGACCCAGAGTTGAGAAAAAAGAGGGAGGTAACGACTAA
- the rplV gene encoding 50S ribosomal protein L22, protein MEARAELRQVRISPRKVGVVLDLIRNKPCDMAMAILKHTPKSASEPLQKLLKSAMANAENNHSMDLSKCYVSSCHVGAGVTLKRIRHKDHGRAHRILKRTSNIVLVVKEAE, encoded by the coding sequence ATGGAGGCAAGAGCAGAACTCAGACAGGTTCGCATATCTCCCCGCAAGGTTGGCGTTGTTCTTGATCTTATCAGAAACAAGCCCTGCGACATGGCTATGGCGATCCTCAAGCACACACCCAAGTCAGCGAGCGAGCCTTTACAGAAGCTCCTCAAGTCAGCAATGGCAAACGCAGAGAACAATCACTCAATGGATCTTTCCAAGTGCTATGTTTCAAGCTGCCACGTTGGCGCCGGCGTTACTTTAAAGAGAATCAGACATAAGGATCACGGAAGAGCACATCGTATTCTCAAGAGAACTTCCAACATCGTTCTGGTTGTAAAAGAAGCTGAATAA
- the rpsS gene encoding 30S ribosomal protein S19, which yields MSRSIKKGPYVQEALMKRVLAMNEAGEKKVLKTWSRSSTIFPDFVGHTFAVHDGRKHVPVYVTEDMVGHKLGEFAPTRTYKGHAGSKTSK from the coding sequence ATGAGCAGAAGTATCAAGAAGGGACCTTATGTGCAGGAAGCGCTCATGAAGAGAGTGCTCGCTATGAACGAAGCAGGCGAGAAGAAAGTTCTCAAGACCTGGAGCCGTTCAAGCACAATATTCCCTGATTTCGTCGGACATACATTTGCTGTACACGACGGCAGAAAGCACGTTCCCGTATATGTGACTGAAGACATGGTAGGTCACAAGCTGGGCGAATTCGCTCCTACAAGAACCTACAAGGGTCATGCAGGAAGCAAAACAAGTAAGTAA
- the rplB gene encoding 50S ribosomal protein L2: MAIKTYKPVTPGRRGMTVTDYSVLSKVEPERSLLESLKKNSGRNSYGRITVRHKGGAQRRKYRVIDFKRNKLGMDAEVMTLEYDPNRSAFIALIQYEDGEKRYIIAPDGLNVGDKVRSGSDADIKPGNALALADIPVGTVIHNIELYPGKGGQLVRSAGNMAQLMAKENGYALLRLPSGELRNVSDNCMATIGVVSNLDHENVNYGKAGRVRHMGVRPTVRGSVMNPNDHPHGGGEGKSPVGRPGPVTPWGKPALGYKTRKIGKSTDKFIVKRRNSK; the protein is encoded by the coding sequence ATGGCTATTAAGACTTATAAACCTGTCACCCCCGGTCGCAGAGGTATGACTGTTACCGACTACAGCGTTCTGTCAAAGGTTGAGCCCGAGAGAAGCCTGCTTGAGTCACTCAAGAAGAACTCCGGCCGTAACAGCTACGGTAGAATCACTGTAAGACACAAGGGCGGCGCACAGAGAAGAAAATATCGTGTAATCGACTTTAAGAGAAACAAGCTCGGTATGGACGCTGAGGTTATGACTCTTGAGTACGACCCCAACCGTTCAGCATTCATCGCACTGATTCAGTACGAGGACGGCGAGAAGAGATACATCATCGCTCCCGACGGTCTGAACGTAGGCGACAAGGTAAGAAGCGGTTCCGACGCTGACATCAAGCCCGGTAACGCACTTGCACTTGCTGACATCCCCGTAGGTACGGTTATTCACAATATAGAGCTTTATCCCGGTAAGGGCGGTCAGCTCGTTCGTTCCGCAGGTAACATGGCGCAGCTCATGGCTAAGGAAAACGGCTACGCTCTGTTAAGACTTCCCAGCGGTGAGTTAAGAAACGTATCCGATAATTGCATGGCTACTATCGGTGTTGTATCAAACCTCGACCACGAGAACGTTAACTACGGTAAGGCAGGACGTGTTCGTCACATGGGCGTAAGACCTACAGTAAGAGGTTCTGTAATGAACCCGAACGACCACCCCCACGGCGGTGGTGAAGGTAAGTCACCTGTTGGTCGTCCCGGTCCTGTAACTCCCTGGGGCAAGCCCGCTCTCGGTTATAAGACCAGAAAGATCGGCAAGAGCACAGACAAGTTCATCGTTAAGAGAAGAAACAGCAAGTAA
- the rplW gene encoding 50S ribosomal protein L23 yields the protein MAKLAYDIILKPVITEKSMEMLTQGKYTFKVAKDSNKIEIAKAVEALFPGVKVAKVNTVNCRGVMKRMGRNEGYTPAWKKAVVTLAEGSKTIEFFDGMI from the coding sequence ATGGCAAAGCTCGCTTATGACATCATTTTAAAGCCCGTTATTACAGAGAAGAGCATGGAAATGCTTACTCAGGGCAAGTACACTTTCAAGGTTGCCAAGGACTCCAACAAGATCGAGATAGCTAAGGCTGTCGAGGCTCTCTTCCCCGGTGTTAAGGTTGCTAAGGTAAACACAGTAAACTGCCGTGGCGTAATGAAGAGAATGGGCAGAAACGAAGGTTACACACCTGCTTGGAAGAAAGCTGTTGTAACTCTCGCTGAAGGCTCTAAGACAATCGAGTTCTTCGACGGAATGATATAA
- the rplD gene encoding 50S ribosomal protein L4, giving the protein MAKVSVYDMTGAVVSDLELNDNIFGIEPNTVVMHAAVVNYLANQRQGTQSTLTRTEVSGGGKKPWRQKGTGHARQGSTRAPQWTHGGVALGPKPRSYTYSLNKKVKRLALKSALSAKVQDGSMIVVDSITADEFKTKTIVNMLKALSADKALIVLNSVDEKVIKSAANIPGVKTTQANTLNVYDILKYNKFIVVKDAVATIEEVYA; this is encoded by the coding sequence ATGGCAAAAGTATCAGTATATGATATGACAGGAGCTGTTGTGTCCGACCTTGAGCTTAATGACAACATTTTCGGTATTGAGCCGAACACAGTTGTTATGCACGCAGCAGTGGTAAATTACCTGGCAAATCAGCGTCAGGGTACACAGTCAACGCTTACAAGAACAGAAGTAAGCGGCGGCGGTAAAAAGCCTTGGCGTCAGAAGGGCACAGGTCACGCAAGACAGGGTTCTACCAGAGCTCCCCAGTGGACACACGGCGGTGTTGCTTTAGGCCCCAAGCCCAGAAGCTACACATACTCTTTAAATAAAAAGGTAAAGAGACTTGCATTAAAGTCTGCACTTTCAGCTAAGGTGCAGGACGGCAGCATGATAGTTGTTGATTCTATCACAGCTGACGAATTCAAGACAAAGACAATCGTTAACATGTTAAAGGCTCTCAGCGCTGACAAGGCACTCATCGTTCTCAACAGCGTTGACGAAAAGGTTATCAAGAGCGCCGCTAATATTCCCGGCGTAAAGACAACTCAGGCCAACACTCTTAACGTATACGACATCTTAAAGTACAACAAGTTCATCGTTGTTAAGGATGCCGTTGCTACTATCGAGGAGGTGTACGCATAA
- the rplC gene encoding 50S ribosomal protein L3, whose protein sequence is MTKGLIGKKIGMTQIFDEAGKVVPVTVIEAGPCVVTQLKTAENDGYEAVQLGFGDVSPKHTNKPMTGHFKKNDLPFKRTLKEFRLDDISNVNVGDVLKADVFAAGDVIDVSGVSKGKGFQGAIKRHNQHRLKETHGTGPVVRQAGSMGACSSPSRIFKGKGMAGHMGAENVTVQNLVIVKIDAENNLIAIKGAIPGPKGGVVCITDAVKKA, encoded by the coding sequence ATGACTAAGGGTTTAATCGGAAAGAAAATCGGAATGACCCAGATTTTCGACGAAGCAGGAAAAGTAGTTCCTGTTACCGTTATCGAAGCAGGTCCTTGCGTTGTAACACAGCTCAAGACAGCTGAGAATGACGGCTATGAAGCAGTTCAGCTTGGTTTCGGCGATGTATCACCGAAGCACACAAACAAGCCCATGACAGGTCACTTCAAGAAGAATGACCTCCCCTTCAAGAGAACTCTCAAGGAGTTCAGATTAGACGACATCAGCAACGTAAACGTTGGCGACGTTCTGAAGGCTGACGTATTCGCAGCAGGCGACGTTATCGACGTAAGCGGCGTTAGCAAGGGTAAGGGCTTCCAGGGCGCTATCAAGCGTCACAACCAGCACAGACTGAAGGAAACTCACGGTACAGGTCCTGTTGTAAGACAGGCAGGTTCTATGGGTGCTTGCTCATCTCCCTCGAGAATATTCAAGGGCAAGGGCATGGCAGGTCACATGGGTGCTGAGAACGTAACAGTTCAGAATCTCGTTATCGTTAAGATCGATGCAGAAAACAATCTTATCGCAATCAAGGGTGCTATTCCCGGTCCTAAGGGCGGAGTTGTGTGCATTACCGATGCGGTTAAGAAAGCGTAA